The genome window agatATAGTACTCAATAATGAGAATTAATAAGACAGCTCTTActgtaacaaataaatgtttacacGTTTAAAAATGAGTAGTCTGTAACATACCTTTAGGATCTCATTAAAGCCGTAGTTATGCTCCATGATAAACTTCTTCTCAGAATCCAGTATAGCACAACAAATTAGCAGATGGAAGTTTTGACAGGGTAATCCTGTCCATATCACCTAGAAAACGGTCAAAACATTCAGAATCACAGCACTGCCAAcacaaaaatcaaataataaatttcTTAATTCAAAAAAAGAACCTTGGAATTAGGTTTGTATGATGCAGCTATTTTGTTATCATGAATTCCATTAGTGAATGTTAAAGCTATAGGAGGCTGAGAAGGGAaactaacatgttttttttttattttttatcggGTTAACATGCAAAAGTGAACCCTAATGTGATTGTGTGTTACTGCAATCGTGAAATTGTACTGATGTGTAATTGTGTGTTACTGCTTTCAACATCATGTCTGTATGCATAGTGTGTAATAATTCAGACATATGAAGAATAAGTAATGTACACTGCAAATGACTTTCTTATGACAGaaaattttataaaaaggttTGGCCTCGCCAAACATGGATTTCGATAATTCACATTAGAATCGGGTGGTTTCGTTCATTTCCACCGATACATCCTTTGACAGTCGGCACCTGCCTTGACACGTTTCAGGCCACCATATTGATCAGTTAACTGTGTGGCTATATATGTTGTGGTATGTTCAATGCTCAATGTTCCTAAAGCTTAATAGGACTGAATAAACGAAACTGCAGCCAAATACTGTGGGCACTAGCAAGTGGTCAGATCCCTTTTTTTCGAGTTGCATAAATAAAAGCCTGAAGGGGCTAAACAGGTCctaaaaaccttttcattttagaaaagatAGATAGTAAAGATTCTCTCCACCATGGCTAACAGGACTCCTAATTTATTTCCAATACTTATATTAAATTGAAAGCTttgttcaaactattttttttttaatttaaagtgtgtTTACAATTTTCAAAAGGACCCATTATTACACGTTGTAAAGGACCCTCTGCTGCACTAgaaaatttagcattttaaaacccagaaaagggaaaaaaaagcaaaaaaaaaaaaaaacacctattctGACCAACTACAACATTGCATATTTTCTTGAAGTCTGTATTTCCACTGGGGTCTTCAGGTTAGTTTATGTCCTCCATCACTCTGATTTAAGGAAAAATACCACCTTTGACATTGGTCAACAGATTGTATCGCAACAAGAAATTGTTTCTTTGCAATGCATGAATCTGTATGATTTTGGAAGTCACTGTCCTAGTAACAGATCTCTAGGCCAGAGAGAGAAGTGGACCaatggacacaaaaaaaaaaaaaaggttctaaaaACTTTTATACCCTacccaatttagaaaaaaaaaaaaaaggagactgCAAAGTAAACAGGAGAAAAAGTatctaaattattttcatatgatAACGAACTTAAGAATGAAACTTACCTCCCACATTTGATGAATGTCATGAAAGCTAAATTCCCTTTTAAACCTAATCAGTAGCCATcgaaagcaaaaatataaataaccagaGTCCTTAGATTCTATAAAGGAATACACAAAAatcatatgttaatattataGTGCTGAGCTCCCCCTTAGTATGCAGCCTAACATTACTGTGATATTGTACACACCAAGATAACTGCAAAACCCACTGTCCAGTAAACGCAGCAAAGTGCTAAGCTGAACCAGCTGCATCTTCATGCCTTGCATTTGTTCCTCAAAGTTTTCATGCtgtataatcaaaaaaaaaaaaaaattaaaaaatgaagatttcACTAATTTTAGAACTTGTAAAATATACTCAAAAGTTTGTGATCTGGCCTAGCAGTAGCTTTTTTGACACGTTTTTGGTATCAAGATGGCTGAAATATCAGCTAATTGAAATAGTGTCTTACATGTACTATTGTGTATTGTaaaacttgtattaaaaaaaacccaaatcatTGTTTGGAAAATCAAACAATGCAGAGGATCTAAATTTTACCAACTATAAGCTTCTAACGCCTAAACCTCTCTAATGGTTTATTTGTTAGGgtaccagaaaataaaaatataagtaggGAGGCCCAGGTTATCTTTTGCTCTGACGTGGTTCACTGAATGAAaacctttatatatgtatttattgtttgcaaTACCCAGGTTTGGGAACAAGTTTACTTAAAATGAAATTCCTGCTGTAGGAAAACAGCTACCCTGCAGTCTGGGACCTAAcacactaaataaaacagtttctgCATTACACCAAGAACATAGGCTTATATTTCATAGAAAGCACTAATGTGTACCTTCCAGACTAAGTGATTATTACTACACAAAGTATAATGCTTCCAACATGATGCAACATGTGGCCATTCCAGATACAATTAGTTCTTagcagagttcttctttaaattattactttAGTTACCATTCATTTAAATCAGCACAGTTGTAAAATTCTTCCTTCACTAAAGTTTCTTCTAGAAGTATAAGTCTGTCCATTTACCATTTGATCCATATATGACACAAAGCACCAGAAAGCATCCGCTTCATTTTCCATCACATACAGGATAGGGGAAAGTAAGTCACTCATGCCTTGAACATATCCTTAAATAGAGAACAGttgtgaaaaatgaatgaaacaatGAAAACGCAAATAGGGTTCCAATGTTCAGCTGACACTTTATATTTAGTTACTCTTGAGCATCCCTGGATGATTTATGGCATatgtgcaatttgttttttttgtaagtaaagCTTAAggtaaaactccaaaaaaaatactaaaaaagcaatatatgcGAATAttcactgatcagccaaaacattaaaagcacCTGCCAGAACTCCTCTACAAGCGGTCCTGTGGTATCTGGTACCAGGACATCAGCAGTAGACCCTCCGCCTTCACAGTCATCCTTCCCTCCATCTATTCTC of Pyxicephalus adspersus unplaced genomic scaffold, UCB_Pads_2.0 Sca868, whole genome shotgun sequence contains these proteins:
- the LOC140321145 gene encoding TBC1 domain family member 15-like isoform X2, with the translated sequence MHENFEEQMQGMKMQLVQLSTLLRLLDSGFCSYLESKDSGYLYFCFRWLLIRFKREFSFHDIHQMWEVIWTGLPCQNFHLLICCAILDSEKKFIMEHNYGFNEILKHINELSMQLEINDVLCKAEAISLQMMKCKVL
- the LOC140321145 gene encoding TBC1 domain family member 15-like isoform X1, with the translated sequence MSDLLSPILYVMENEADAFWCFVSYMDQMHENFEEQMQGMKMQLVQLSTLLRLLDSGFCSYLESKDSGYLYFCFRWLLIRFKREFSFHDIHQMWEVIWTGLPCQNFHLLICCAILDSEKKFIMEHNYGFNEILKHINELSMQLEINDVLCKAEAISLQMMKCKVL